Proteins co-encoded in one Ictalurus furcatus strain D&B chromosome 9, Billie_1.0, whole genome shotgun sequence genomic window:
- the LOC128612535 gene encoding kinesin-like protein KIF28 produces the protein MCVCVCVCVQRERDAGSRCIITMSSNSVSIEEPRSQHRRTFTFHFTFWSHSGFMKNSDGLLVPEDEGGRYADQGCVFAGVGQGILGNALQGYNATLLAYGQTGSGKSYSMMGFGANKGLVPNLCHSLFTYITANQDRCQCQVFFSMLEIYNEQVIDLLSRSGRSAGGLRVREDQQRGFYVEGLRRVACDSAVQMEQLIEQGTRTRTTAATHLNANSSRSHMLIIIQLKQIFAKECITKQSNINLVDLAGSERQRSSGSEVDRLKEGTAINLSLTTLGNVISALAEVSLGKKAVYIPYRDSVLTKLLQSALGGNSRTVMIATLSPADICYEESLSTLRYAERAKRIQNKAVVNEGPTERLVKELKAENAKLMLKLSKLEQNSGRQSDQEMTIQTLWEQHLQEALKDWETQYTTITQERRMMQMFPYMLNINEDAQLSGVIKLFIQEGDWDVGLADASPRAISIRGLGIQERHAIFSNQQRRVTVTPLSGSKVTVNGTSISQTTELHHLDRVILGSNSTFLFMGFPWERVGDDWSRYDYDYFQSELAVAEGVHLHTLSMSNLNCVSVESLQPNPSLLAAFYDYAKLMPMVTEANQMSQELNKGVEFRLEIKNLAMSDSKGQDLEKELVVRVMNVQSKQVWLWSKAKFINRKFLMEEVYQRGVSLPNLPQDKDPFWDPVEPLHLGSAHLWLHSLAFRIAVDEQVEVVGPEGTEEAILHARLVPCSPEGLSLGEDDILIDPTELLGKRLDFQLILDQCCGLRWVKETRTRGIQIGCVSLTGCVTVLIHLDYCIQFTALNTSHTLLTYLQSNAVVLQLWGLQGIHMHTHRGYCKALSPNTGNPSDIRN, from the exons atgtgtgtgtgtgtgtgtgtgtgtgtgcagagagaGCGTGATGCTGGGAGTCGCTGTATTATTACGATGAGCAGTAACAGTGTGAGTATCGAGGAGCCTCGCAGTCAGCACCGCCGCACCTTCACTTTCCACTTCACCTTCTGGTCTCACAGCGGCTTCATGAAGAACTCAGACGGACTGTTAGTACCTGAGGACGAGGGGGGACGCTACGCTGaccag gggtgtgtgtttgctgGAGTGGGGCAGGGGATTCTGGGTAACGCTCTGCAGGGCTACAATGCCACACTGCTGGCATACGGTCAGACAGGTTCGGGGAAAAGTTACTCCATGATGGGCTTCGGTGCCAACAAGGGCCTTGTCCCAAATCTGTGTCACTCACTCTTCACCTACATCACAGCCAATCAGGACAGATGCCAGTGCCAg GTTTTCTTCAGCATGTTAGAAATCTATAATGAACAG gTGATCGATCTGTTGTCCAGGTCGGGTCGTTCGGCTGGTGGTCTGCGTGTGCGTGAGGATCAGCAGCGTGGTTTTTACGTGGAGGGTCTGCGCAGGGTGGCGTGTGACAGCGCTGTACAGATGGAGCAGCTGATTGAGCAGGGAACTCGCACACGCACCACCGCCGCCACACACCTGAACGCCAACAGCAGCCGCTCACACATGCTCATCATCATACAGCTCAAACAG ATTTTCGCAAAGGAGTGCATCACTAAACAGTCCAACATTAACCTGGTTGACCTGGCAGGAAGTGAAAGGCAAAGGTCATCAGGGTCAGAGGTCGATCGTCTTAAAGAGGGAACAGCCATTAATCTCAGTCTCACCACTCTTGGGAATGTCATCAG TGCCCTAGCAGAAGTCTCGTTGGGGAAGAAAGCAGTGTATATTCCCTACAGAGACTCCGTCCTCACTAAACTCCTGCAGTCTGCGTTGGGGGGGAACAGCCGCACCGTCATG ATCGCCACTCTCAGTCCGGCCGATATCTGCTACGAGGAGTCACTCTCCACTCTGCGCTATGCTGAACG AGCAAAGCGGATCCAGAACAAGGCCGTGGTGAACGAGGGCCCAACGGAGAGACTGGTTAAAGAGCTGAAAGCTGAAAATGCTAAACTGATGCTCAAGCTCAGTAAACTTGAGCAGAACAGTGGGAGACAGTCCGATCAGGAGATGA CGATTCAGACTCTGTGGGAGCAGCACCTTCAGGAAGCTCTGAAAGACTGGGAGACCCAGTACACCACCATCacacag GAGCGAAGGATGATGCAGATGTTCCCCTACATGCTGAACATTAATGAAGATGCGCAGCTCTCTGGAGTCATCAAGCTCTTCATTCAGGAGG GTGACTGGGATGTGGGTTTAGCAGACGCGTCACCCAGAGCCATCTCCATTAGAGGACTGGG tattCAGGAGCGACATGCCATCTTCTCCAATCAGCAGCGTCGAGTGACAGTTACTCCATTGtcggggtcaaaggtcacagttAATGGCACGTCCATATCTCAGACAACAGAGCTGCATCATTTG GATCGCGTGATCCTGGGCTCCAACAGCACATTCCTGTTCATGGGTTTTCCGTGGGAGCGGGTCGGAGATGATTGGAGCcgttatgattatgattattttcaGTCCGAGCTGGCGGTGGCGGAGGGAGTTCACCTGCACACACTGT CTATGTCTAATTTAAATTGTGTCTCTGTAGAGTCCCTACAGCCCAACCCCAGTCTCCTAGCTGCCTTTTACGACTACGCCAAACTGATGCCGATGGTGACGGAGGCGAACCAGATGAGTCAGGAACTGAACAAG GGGGTGGAGTTTAGGTTGGAGATTAAGAACCTGGCGATGTCTGACTCTAAAGGTCAGGACCTGGAGAAGGAGCTTGTGGTCAGAGTGATGAATGTACAAAGTAAACAG GTGTGGTTGTGGTCCAAAGCGAAGTTCATTAACCGTAAGTTCCTGATGGAGGAGGTGTACCAGCGGGGGGTGTCGCTGCCCAACCTGCCCCAGGATAAAGATCCCTTCTGGGACCCAGTGGAGCCTTTACACCTGGGCAGCGCGCACCTGTGGCTGCACTCGCTGGCATTCCGAATTGCTGTGGATGAGCAGGTGGAGGTGGTGGGACCTGAGGGCACTGAGGAGGCCATACTGCACGCACGCCTAGTTCCCTGCAGCCCCGAGGGATT atccCTTGGAGAGGATGATATCCTGATTGACCCCACAGAGCTGCTTGGAAAGCGACTGGATTTCCAACTGATTCTGGATCAGTGTTGCGGCCTGCGCTGGGTCAAAGAGACCCGAACCCGCGGCATCCAGATCGGGTGTGTATCACTCAcagggtgtgttacagtgttaatccac CTGGATTACTGCATTCAGTTCACAGCGctgaacacatcacacacactgctcacctACCTGCAGAGTAACGCTGTGGTCCTGCAGCTGTGGGGTCTACAGggtatacacatgcacacacacagaggctatTGTAAGGCTCTGTCCCCTAACACTGGCAACCCTAGTGACATTAggaattaa
- the LOC128612932 gene encoding kinesin-like protein KIF28, whose product MTSHLHSVKKTPDNNILIDTAEDSEHTSVDSSVSYQSVCVRDLHEDLEQLKNTNAALRRENDTLREQLNTNTPRGVECARGRRGSLKSSCDAEFARALKVFYHSMTSVRAQLQRLRRHRPSEEVDLQGLRFFVDEHTHLLKEFSEQLEQCVCALKQDVAAIVRRKREKSAVWS is encoded by the exons ATGACGTCACATCTGCACAGTGTGAAGAAAACTCCGGACAACAACATCCTCATCGACACAGCCGAGGACTCAGAGCACACG AGTGTGGATAGCTCAGTGTcatatcagagtgtgtgtgtgagagatctaCATGAGGATCTGGAGCAGCTGAAGAACACCAATGCAGCACTGAGGAGAGAGAATGACACACTGAGGGAACAgctcaacacaaacacaccacgtG GTGTGGAGTGTGCTCGAGGGCGCAGAGGAAGCCTGAAGTCCAGCTGTGATGCTGAATTCGCTCGAGCGCTAAAAGTGTTTTACCACAGCATGACGTCGGTTCGAGCTCAGCTGCAGCGGCTGCGCAGACACAGACCCAGT gaggaGGTAGACCTGCAGGGTCTGAGATTTTTTGTGGATGAGCATACACACCTGCTGAAAGAGTTCAGTGAGCAGttggagcagtgtgtgtgtgcgctgaaGCAGGATGTAGCAGCCATCGTTCGGCggaagagagagaaatctgCAGTGTGGTCTTAA
- the sccpdha.1 gene encoding saccharopine dehydrogenase a, tandem duplicate 1, translated as MMAARSSSSSPRPYQLIVFGASGFTGRFVVEEVARSSAEVPGGKLTWAIAGRSRDKLEKVLQETADQLGKPELQSEVEIIVADVSEPDSLAAMCKLGQVILTCVGPYRFYGEPVVKACVENGAHCVDISGEPQFLESMQLNYDSAAADGGVYIVGSCGFDSIPADMGVLYTRDQFKGTLTAVESFLTASTGPEGGCIHDGTWQSAVYGMADSEKLKSLRKKLNPKPLPVIGAKIKRRSALFYSNEIQQYAVPFMGSDPSVVKRTQRFLSEEQQTPVQYGAYAGVGGISSVIKLLFAAFIFSLLVKFSFGRNLLIKFPEFFSFGYFSKKGPTRKQMEGSSFCFAFFGEGYTEGQDPSQGKPNAKIRTLVQGPEAGYVATPIAMVQAALTILSEPGALPKKGGVYTPGAVFAKTSLIERLDKHGIHFSVL; from the exons ATGATGGCAGCGCGTAGCTCTTCTTCCTCTCCCAGGCCCTACCAGCTCATCGTGTTCGGGGCTTCGGGCTTCACGGGCCGCTTCGTGGTGGAGGAGGTGGCGCGGAGCAGCGCGGAGGTTCCAGGGGGGAAACTGACGTGGGCTATCGCGGGGAGGAGCAGAGACAAGCTGGAGAAAGTTCTACAGGAGACCGCGGACCAACTCG gaaaGCCAGAGCTGCAGTCAGAGGTGGAGATCATTGTGGCTGATGTGTCAGAACCGGACTCATTAGCTGCTATGTGTAAACTGGGACAAGTTATCCTCACCTGTGTTGGACCG tataggTTTTATGGCGAGCCAGTGGTAAAGGCGTGTGTGGAGAATGGAGCTCACTGTGTGGATATCAGTGGAGAACCTCAG tttttaGAGAGCATGCAGTTGAATTATGACAGTGCGGCGGCGGACGGAGGTGTGTACATTGTGGGAAGCTGCGGGTTCGACTCCATTCCTGCAGATATGGGTGTGCTTTACACACGGGATCAGTTTAAAG gcactCTGACGGCTGTGGAGAGTTTTCTGACAGCGAGTACAGGACCAGAG ggagggTGTATCCATGACGGGACGTGGCAGTCGGCGGTGTACGGGATGGCGGACAGCGAGAAGCTGAAAAGCCTGAGGAAAAAATTAAACCCCAAACCACTGCCTGTGATCGGGGCCAAGATTAAACGCAG GAGCGCTCTGTTCTACAGTAATGAGATACAGCAGTATGCGGTTCCCTTCATGGGTTCTGATCCGTCTGTGGTGAAGAGAACTCAGCGCTTCCTGTCTGAGGAACAACAAACTCCG GTTCAGTACGGAGCGTATGCTGGAGTCGGGGGAATCTCCTCCGTTATTAAACTGCTCTTTGCCGCCTTCATCTTCTCTCTACTCGTCAAGTTCAGCTTCGGCAGAAACCTTCTGATTAAA TTTCCAGAGTTTTTCTCTTTCGGATATTTCTCCAAAAAGGGACCGACTCGGAAACAG atggaggGATCGTCATTCTGTTTCGCGTTCTTCGGTGAAGGCTACACTGAAGGTCAGGATCCCTCTCAGGGGAAACCCAACGCTAAAATCCGCACACTCGTCCAGGGACCAG AGGCGGGTTATGTTGCGACCCCGATCGCCATGGTGCAGGCGGCTCTCACCATCCTCAGTGAACCTGGCGCTCTGCCCAAAAA agGTGGTGTGTACACTCCTGGAGCTGTCTTTGCTAAAACCTCCCTGATCGAGCGGCTGGATAAACACGGCATCCATTTCTCAGTGCTGTGA